Proteins encoded by one window of Rutidosis leptorrhynchoides isolate AG116_Rl617_1_P2 chromosome 7, CSIRO_AGI_Rlap_v1, whole genome shotgun sequence:
- the LOC139857251 gene encoding small ribosomal subunit protein uS9c-like: MAISISTLTSSFSSLSFSSQISQKPNSISLTQSPKSIHFTKTKTPSLTVLATVIAEPLTGDLETVNIEKYVKSRLPGGFAAQKLIGTGRRKCAIARVVIQEGTGKFIINYRDAKEYLQGNPLWLQYIKVPLATLGYETSYDVFVKAHGGGLSGQAQAISLGIARALLKVSEDHRKPLRKEGLLTRDARIVERKKPGLKKARKAPQFSKR; encoded by the exons ATGGCGATATCCATCTCTACCCTCACATCTTCCTTCTCATCTCTATCATTCTCCTCACAAATTTCCCAAAAACCTAATTCAATTTCACTCACTCAATCCCCCAAATCAATTCATTTCACCAAAACTAAAACCCCTTCATTAACTGTACTCGCCACTGTCATAGCTGAGCCACTCACCGGAGACTTGGAAACTGTAAACATCGAGAAATACGTCAAGTCTAGACTCCCCGGTGGCTTCGCCGCTCAAAAGCTTATCGGCACCGGTCGCCGGAAATGTGCTATTGCTAGGGTTGTTATTCAAGAAGGAACTGGAAAGTTTATTATTAATTACCGTGATGCAAAG GAATATCTTCAAGGCAACCCATTATGGCTTCAGTATATTAAAGTCCCATTGGCAACATTAGGATACGAGACTAGCTATGATGTGTTTGTAAAGGCCCATGGAGGTGGTCTTTCGGGTCAGGCACAAGCAATATCTCTTGGTATTGCTCGTGCATTGTTGAAAGTGAGTGAGGATCACCGAAAGCCGCTAAGAAAAGAAGGTCTTCTTACTAGAGACGCAAGAATCGTTGAGAGGAAGAAACCTGGTCTGAAAAAAGCCCGAAAAGCACCACAATTTTCGAAACGTTGA